GGATAAATTTTATGTTTCTATTATATTTGTAATTACTTGTTTAGTTTTAGGAATTGTTTTGATGTGTACGGTTGTTGGGAATGATAGCAATTATTCAGAAGTGAATGTGGATGAGGGTGATTCTCTTTGGGCACTTGCAGACCAATATGCAGGGAAGAGTGATATGGCGAAAGCAGATTTTGTGTCTTGGGTAGAAAAAGAAAATAATTTAACTGACGGTCATGTGAAAGCCGGAGAATCAGTTGTTATTCCAGTCCATGAGACA
The nucleotide sequence above comes from Listeria ivanovii subsp. londoniensis. Encoded proteins:
- the yneA gene encoding cell division suppressor protein YneA; amino-acid sequence: MTLKLFWDKFYVSIIFVITCLVLGIVLMCTVVGNDSNYSEVNVDEGDSLWALADQYAGKSDMAKADFVSWVEKENNLTDGHVKAGESVVIPVHETKLLNSDMSIQLANQ